One Narcine bancroftii isolate sNarBan1 chromosome 3, sNarBan1.hap1, whole genome shotgun sequence DNA window includes the following coding sequences:
- the LOC138757297 gene encoding craniofacial development protein 2-like, whose amino-acid sequence MGVKGGASTVHTALHLKPPLRRPEDRSTSSPSTSSPSKDAHKLKLACWNMLDKADSHRPECRSALIAHELLRLDIDIAALSEVRLADVGSLQERGAGYTLYWSGKPMDERRLSGVGFMVKNSIASKLENLPTGHSDQIMSMRLPLQNKRRITLISVYAPTLQVEPAEKDKFYTDLRNLIQRTPTADKVVILGDFNARVGKDSETWPGILGKHDVGKCNDNGRLLLELCAEQRLVITNTPFQQRDSLKTTWMHPQSKHWHLLDYGLVREGDKRDVLHTRVMPSAECHTDHRLVRCKLNLHFKPKSRNSKAPRKRFNVGNLQSDEMRGNFQANLKAKLEDPIRLTDSSPETLWDQLKTAILQSTEEVLGFSSRKNKDRFDENNQEIQELLAKKRAAHQAHLAKPSWPEKK is encoded by the coding sequence atgggtgtaaagggtggggccagtactgtgcacactgcactccacctaaaacctcctttgcgcaggcccgaggacaggtccacgtcctccccctccacatcctccccctcaaaagatgctcacaaactcaagctagcatgctggaacatgctagacaaggctgacagccaccgacctgaatgtcggtctgccctcatcgcacatgaactcctcagacttgacatcgacatagccgctctcagtgaagtccgccttgcagatgtaggcagcctccaagaacgtggcgcgggctacacactctactggtctggcaagcctatggatgaacgacgcctatctggtgtaggcttcatggtcaagaactccattgcctccaaactcgaaaacctcccgacaggccactcggaccagatcatgtccatgcgactcccccttcaaaacaagcgtcgcatcaccctcatcagtgtctatgctccaaccctccaggtggaaccagcagaaaaggacaagttctacactgatctgcgcaacctcattcaacgcacccctacagccgacaaggttgtcatccttggcgacttcaacgctcgcgtcggcaaagactcagaaacctggccaggaatcctgggcaagcatgatgtcggcaagtgcaacgacaacgggcgcctcctgttggagctctgcgcagaacagcggcttgtcattacaaacaccccttttcagcagagggacagcctgaagactacctggatgcatccccaatccaaacactggcacctcctggactatggcCTGGTGCGAGAaggagacaaacgagatgtgctccacaccagggtcatgcccagcgcggaatgccacactgaccaccgcctggttcgctgcaagctcaaccttcacttcaagccaaagtccaggaacagtaaagcccccagaaagaggttcaatgttggaaacttgcagtcagacgaaatgagaggaaacttccaggcaaacctcaaagcaaagctcgaggatccaatccgcctcacggactcgtcccctgaaaccctctgggatcagctgaagactgccatactgcaatccactgaagaagtactgggcttctcctccaggaaaaacaaggacaggttcgacgaaaacaaccaggaaatccaggagctgctggcaaagaagcgagctgcccaccaggctcaccttgcaaagccgtcctggccagagaagaaatga